The following nucleotide sequence is from Gymnodinialimonas sp. 202GB13-11.
ACCTTTAGGCGCATTTACCCGGCATCAAGCCCCACCTACGGGGCGCAACTTATGGAGTGACCATGGCCAAGGAAGAGATGCTCGAATTTCCTGGTGTCGTGAAGGAACTCCTGCCAAACGCGACATTCCGGGTCGAGCTCGAAAACGGCCATGAAATCATCGCACATACGGCAGGCAAGATGCGCAAAAACCGCATCCGGGTTCTGGCAGGCGACAAAGTTCAGGTGGAAATGACCCCCTACGACCTGACGAAGGGTCGTATCAACTACCGCTTCAAGTGACCGAACGCACGATCACGACCCCCGCCGAGATCTCGGACGGGGTGCGTGCCTTTGCGGCGACCCTGGGCGATGGGGAGGCGCAGTTCGTCCCCGTCCAACCCGCTGAGAACGCAATAGAAGATCAGCCCTTCTACAACGTCATCGTCGCAGGTGACGGCGCAAAGCCCGTCTTCGGTTGGCTGATTTGGGAGCTCACCGGCTACTGGCTGGAAGCCCAACGCCACGCGGTCCTCGAAACCGCCGAGGGCCTCAAAGACATCACGCCCCCCATCGACAACGAGGCCCAAATCCTCTTCGTCCGCGATAGCGGCTGGGAATTCGACTACCTCAACCCCCAACCGCTCAGAAAACCCGCGCGCCACCTGCTGACCGAGGATCGCGACGTCCGCCAATGGGCGAAGCTGGCCGATGATTTCGACATGTTCAAATTCCGCCACACCGTCTTCAAAGGCGACAAGTCGGAATTCGTGATCCCCGAAGGCAAAGACCACCGCCGCATGGAACGCCTCCAGCGCGACTACAACGCTGCCGCCCGCGTGGCACTCGCGAAATGAAGCTGATCCTCGGCTCCGGCAGCCCGCGTCGCCTTGAACTCCTCGCCGTCCTCGGCCTTGAACCGGCCGAGATCCGCCCCCCGGACATCAACGAAGACCCGCGCCCGCAGGAACTCCCGCGCCCTTACGTCGAACGCATGGCCCGCGAAAAGGCGCAAGCCATTCCCTGCGCAGAAGACGAAGTCGTCCTCGCCGCTGACACCACCGTCGCCGTCGGCCGCCGCATCCTCGGCAAACCCGAAAACGTGGAGGAGGCCCGCGCGTTCCTCGACCTGCTTGGCGGCCGTCGCCACCGCGTCTACACTGCCATCGCCGTGAAATCCGCCGATCACCTCCGCACCCGCGTCGTTGAATCCCGCGTCCAGATGAAGCGCCTCTCCAACACGGAACGCGAAGGCTACATCGCTACCGACGATTGGCAGGGCAAGGCGGGCGGCTATTCCATCCAAGGCCCCGCTGGCGCGTTTATCCCGTGGATCAGCGGCTCACACTCCGCCATCGTGGGCCTGCCGCTCGCCGAAACCGCAAACCTCCTGCAAAGCGCAGGCATAAAGGTGTGGACGCCATGAAAGGCAGAACCGTCCTCCTCGACCATATCGCAGGCCGCGAAGCCGCTGCCCTGATGGTCGATGGCAAACTCCACGATCTCCTGATTGACCCGCCCGAGGATGCGGCCCCAGGGGTTGGCGCGATCTTCTTCGCCGTAGCCGACAGACCGCTGAAAGGGCAGGGCGGCATCACCCTGCAACTGGGCGATGGACTGATCGGCTACCTCCGCCGCGCGAAAGATATCTCGCCGGGTGATGCGTTTTTTGTGCAGGTCTCCGGCATGGCAGAGCCGGGCAAGGCGATCCCCGTCACGCCGGATCTGATCTTCAAATCCCGTTACGCCATCGTCACGCCGCACAAACCCGGCATCAACGTCTCCCGCGCGATCCGCGACGATGATGAACGCGACCGCCTTCTCGAAATTGCCCATGATGTGATGGCGGGTGACTACGGCCTGATCCTCCGCTCCGCCGCCACAGGGGCCGACGCGCAGGCCGTGGCCGACGACATCGCCACGATGCAGGACCTCGCCGCTCAGGTTCTTGGTCACGACGAAAAAGACCCCGCCCTTCTGTGGGCGTCGGAATCTGCCCATCACCTCGCATGGCGCGATTGGGTAAACCCCGATGAAGTCGTAACCGAGGACGGCTGTTTCGAGACCCACGGCGCGCTTGAGGCGATTGATGCGGCCCTCTCTCCGTCCCAACCGCTCTCAGGCGGTGGCCACGCCTATGTTGAGGCGACCCGCGCCCTGATCGCCGTGGATGTGAACACCGGCAAAGATCATTCCCTTGCCGCCGGGCTAAAGGCCAACCTCGCGGTGGCCCGCGACCTGCCGCGCCTTCTCCGCCTCAAGGGGCTGGGGGGGCAGATCACGCTCGACCTCGCGCCGATGCCGAAACGCGATCGCAAGCAGATCGAGGATGCCGTGAAGAAGAGCTTCCGTCAGGACGGCTCGGACGTGGTGGTCGCGGGTTGGACGCCCCTTGGCCATCTCGAGCTTACGCGCAAGCGGGATCGCCTGCCGCTGTCTCAGGTCTGGCCAAAGCAGTAGGGCGGGCCTTGGCCTGCCGCGCACCAAACGCCATCAAATGCCCTGGTTCTGTGCGTAAATCGTGTAGTTACAAAACAACTACAGAAAAACTACAGGTTCACTACAGCGCAAATCGTCATCTCAGCCGCCTCAGCAGCGCAAGCGACGGCTCGCCGTTCACCGGCAATCCATTGGCCGCCTGATAGGCCTCAATCGCGGCTTCCGTGCCCGGTCCGATCACCCCATCGGGCGTGCCCGCATCAAAGCCGGCGGCATTCAGAAGCTCCTGCAACTCGCGCCGCTGCGCCTGCGTCAACCCACTGGTATCCGCACCAAAGGATTGCCTGAGAGGCCCGCCGCCAGCGAGCCGATCCGACATATAGCCCACGCCGATCCCGTAGTTGGTGGAGTTGTTGTAACGCAGTATCACATTGAAATTGTGATATAAAATCCAGGCGGGCGCACCGGCGCCACCCGGCGCGTGGATCGCCGCCGACCCATGATCGGGCAAGCTTCCGCCCCCGGCGCGCCGCACGCCCAGATCACGCCAGGCGCTGACCGACCGACGGTTGTCCCGCCCGGTCGAGGCGCTAAACCCTTGAGGAAGCTGCACTTCCAAGCCCCAGGGCTCGCCGCGCCGCCACCCGAACCGGTTGAAGTATGAGGCCGTGGAGGCCAGTGAATCCGTCGGATCATTAGACCAGATATCGCGTCGTCCATCACCCCTGAAGTCGACCGCATATTCCTCGTAAGTCGTTGGAATAAATTGCGTATGTCCCATCGCACCTGCCCATGATCCAAGCATCTGCTCAGGCGTCGTGTCGCCATTCTGGATGATCTTCAGGGCGGAGACCAACTGCGCCTCGAAGAACCGCCCACGCCGCCCTTCCCATGCCAGCGTTGCAACAGCGGAAATCACCGGAATATCCCCCAGCCGGGTCCCAAACCGGCTTTCCACACCCCAAACGGCGGCGGTTACCTCCGGCGGAACGCCATATGTGGCCTCTATGTCATTGAGAACACTGCGTTGTTGCGAAAATCGTCCGCGCCCGACCGACAGATCATCATCGCCAGCCACAAGCGCAAGATAATCCTCGGTCGACCGCCGGAACTCCGTCTGGTTGCGGTCCCGCTCCACCACTCCCGGCAGGAAGCCCACGCCCCGCAGGCCCCGATTGAGCGCATCTTCACTGATCCCAGCCGCCCGCCCGCGTGGCCTAAATGCTTGAATCCAAGCGTCAAATTCAGCATTCGGCTGCGGCATGAAGTCAGGGTCGGTCGATGGCCCACCCGCACCCGCCGCGCCAATCTCAGGCAGGCCCAAACCGCCGCCTCGGACACAACCCGCGAGTGCAAGCGCACCTGTTCCCGCCAATACCGTCCGTCGTGATACACCCATCTCACTGCTCCACCCGTGTTTTCCCCCAGCTAACGGCCCAAAGGCCGTTCACGCAATCCCCAAGCGCATACGGGCCCCTTGCAGGCAGGTTCGGGCTGCCCCAAATTGTGCCAACCACACTATTTCCCGAGGCCCTATGACCTGTCCCATCTGCGAAAAAGAGTCAGCCCAAGCCTACCGTCCTTTCTGCTCGCGCCGCTGTGCGGACGTCGATTTGGGGCGGTGGTTGAACGGTAGCTATGCCGTCCCGTCGACTGATCCTGAAGATATCGAGCAGGCCCTTGAAGAGGCCGCGAAATCTGAGCCAAAACTGCACTGAAACGTCGCGCTGAAAAATCCACTTCCCCCTATGGACAGCGCCCTCCGATCCCCCTAGAACGCCGCTACCCACAGCGGAGGTTGTCCCTCGCTGATCCCGTGCCCGGGTAGCTCAGGGGTAGAGCAGTGGATTGAAAATCCTCGTGTCGGTGGTTCGATTCCGCCCCCGGGCACCACTCAAACTCCTAAATTATGTGCCGTATGCTCCGCTCATTGCTGGAAGCGATGACTGAGGTATTGGCCAAGTTTACGCAAGCCAGCCCGCAACACTTCCGGATCGTTCGCGAAGCCTACGCGCACGTAGCCCTCCATATCAAACGCGTCACCGGGGGTGAGCATCACTCCCGTCTGCTGAACTAGGTCGACGCAAAACTCCCGCGTTGGGATCGGAATATCCAGACGTATCATTGCGGTCGTACCTGCACGCGGTCTAACCCAGCTTGCCAATGGCTCCGCTTCCACCCATGCATCCAGAACTGCGAGGTTGCCACGTGTGATGTCGCGGCTGCGTTGAAGAAGGTTTGCTCTATTTTCCAAGGCGATAGCAGCAAAGTGATCATTGATCATTCCGACTGAAATCGTGTCGTGATCCCGGTGGAGCAGGACCTGCTCCGTCACCTCTGCCGGGGCAACGATCCAGCCAACGCGCAAGCCCGCCAGTGAAAAAGCTTTTGAAACGCTCGCGGTCGCAATGCCCTTTTCATAAACATCGACGATAGACGGGCTCATTCCGTCGCCGCTTTGCCCTGTGCCGCGATAAACTTCGTCGCACAGAATGTACGCCCCGACACGTCTTGCGATTTCGGCGATGTCTTCGAGCATGGGGCGCTCAATCAGAGCACCTGTCGGGTTGTTCGGGTTGGTCAGGACGATCAGCTTCGTGTCGTCTCGGACCAGTTCGCGTAACCGCTCGATGTCTGGCAGAAATCCGTTCTCCGCCTCCAGATCAAGCGTTTGAACTTCGGCACCAATGCTCTCGGGTATCGAGTGATGCTGTTGATATGTCGGCACGACAGAGATCACATGGTCGCCGCGAGAAACCAGGGATTTGTGGACCAACATGTTGGCGGCGATTGTGCCGTGAGTGACTGTAATTCGGTCGCGGGCGGCGTCGTGGTAAAGCGTCGCGATCGCCTCTCGCAATCGATCGGAGCCTTCGATGGCCCCGTAGGTCATCTTCATGGAAAGTAATTCTGACAGGTCCGCATTGTTGCGCCCAGCCATCTGCAAAAGCTCTTCAATGGTAATGCTCGCGACGCAGGTTTCGGCAAGATTGTATGTGCAGCGCGTCTCCCACTCATTCATCCAGATCTCGACCTTGAACGGTTCGATGTACATTGGCGCGCTCCGGCTGCTGGAAGAAGTTGCATGACCATAGCCCAATGGGGTGTGGTCAGACCAGCCGGTCAGCTTTCGCGCATCGCGTGTTCGAAATAAGCAAAGAAGGGCTCAATCAGGTAAATCAATGGCGGGCGGGCCTCTGTCTGGATGAAAGCATCCACCGGCATGCCGGGTATGAGGTCTCGGTCGCCCAACAGGGCAATTTGATCAACAGGCAGCGTGATTTCGATTTGGTAGAAGGCGTTACCGGTTCCATCCTCCGTGAAGGCGTCGGCCGAAATCAAACCAACTTCTCCAAGGATTTCCGGGAGTTCGAGTTGATTAAATGACGAAAAGACAAGCCGGACCTCCTGTCCGGGGAAGATCTGATCAATGTGTTGGGCTGCGACGCGGGCGGAGATCACATGGGGCCGACCCTCAGGCACAAGATACGCAAACGGATCGGCTGGGCGCAGAACTGCACCTTCGCCAAAAATTGTGAGCCCGTGGATTCGGCCAGCGATTGGTGCGCGCAGTTCATGCCGGGAGATGCGTGTCTCCAGCCCATCTAAGCGTTCAATGAGCTCCTGCTCAGCTGCGCGAACCTCACGCAATTCAGTGATGGCTTGTTCCCGTCGTTCTGTTTCCAGTTGCAGAATGGCCAACTCGCCTTCGATGATGCGCTCGGCGGCCTCGGCCTCGTTGGCCGCAACTTCTCCGATCGCACCGCGGAGTTGAGCCAATTCCTGCTGCAAGCGGACCACGGGATCCTGGGTGCCGGCGCCTCGCGCAAGCAGGTCTTGGCGGCGGATCAATTCTGACTCAATGAGTGAAATCTGCGCGGCAATGGCTTCGTTTTGCGCTTGCAGGGCCCGAAGCTGCGCATTGATTTGAGTAATCCGCCCTTGCTGCTGCGCAATCGCGCGCTCGTGGGCCTCAATGCGGATCGAAAATAGGTTTAGTTGACCGGAGAGGAGATCAGCAACTGCAGGATCGCGCTCGGCGCGCTGCAACAGATCTGGAGGAAATAGGACTTCTGGAAACCCATTATGTTCGGCCGCCAACCGGGCTCGTCGTGCTTGAATTTCCGCCAGATTTGCGAGCGCAACGTTCCGCTCGGTCAGCATTGCAGACGCATCAAGCCGCATAAGTACATCAGATGCGTCAACCCGGTCGCCTTCTTCAACCAGCAATTCCGTCACGCGCCCGCCATCGGGATGCTGAATCGTTTGCAGGTTTCGTTCGACGACGATCTGCCCCGGCGCGATAATGGCGCCCGAAAGGGTCGTCATGACGGACCAAGACCCGAACCCGGCCACCAATGTCACTATACCGAGCACCCCAATCCACATGGGGCGTGCGACCGACCAGTTCGTTGACGTGCCGGTCATGCGAGCGCGCCCTTTGCCTGGTTTTCGGCCACGAGGCGTACGGTGTTGGAGTTTTTCACCACTTTCGACAGAACTTCGTCACGGGGCCCGAAGGCAATGGCCACCCCGTCTTTGAGCGCCAGCAGCTTATCGCAATGCCGGATTGCAGCAGGGCGGTGGGCCATAATGACAACCGCCAAGCCATCATGTTTCATGGCTTGGATGGCTTTGTTCAGTGCGTCTGACCCTGTTTGATCTAGGGCGGCGTTTGGTTCATCGAGTACAAGAAGGACCGGCTGGCGATAAAGGGCACGGGCGAGACCAACGCGTTGGATTTGTCCGCCAGAAAGCTGAGTACCGGCACCGGTAATCTGAGTGTCATAACCGTTCGACAGGGCCCGGATCATTGTGTCCGCATCGGCAGCCTTTGCGGCGGCTGAGATCGCGCCTGCGTCGGGAGCTGGGTCAAGGCGCGCGATGTTTTCTGCAATTGTACCCTGGAACAATGAGACGTTTTGGGGAAGGTATCCGATCAGCCGACCCAAACGGTCCGGCTCGTATTGGTCGAGCGTTGCGCGGTCCAGCCGGACGGATCCACCGGAGGGTGACCAAATCCCGGTCAAGGCGCGCGCCAGGCTGGTTTTTCCAGCGCCGGAAGGGCCGATCACGCCCACTGTTTCGCCGGGTTCCACGCGAAAGGACACGCCGCGCAATGTTGGTTTCGCCGCGCCCGGCGGGACAACAGACAGATTTGAAACGCTCAACGCGGCTGCCGGATGCGGCAGTGCCAATCGGTTCATGGCCTCGCGCTCGCCGGCCAACAGGTCGCTTAGTCGGTTCCAGCCGCGTAAAGCCTCTGCAATCGTAGACCATTGTCCGATAGCCAAATCGATGGGGGCCAGTGCGCGCCCGAGCAATACCGCCCCCGCGATCATTGCGCCTGCCTGTAGCTCACCCCACAGGACCAACAAGGCTGCCAGCCCCAGAATTGCGGATTGCAGGAACAATCGGAGTGTTTTTGAGAGTGTGGCATAGCCCCCAACGCGATCCGCTGCCTGCATGGAGACGGAAAGGGCCTCTCCCCTTCGGCCAATCCAACGTGCCAAGGCGGCATCGCCCATTCCGAGGGCGCGAATAGCCTCTGCTTGCGACTGCATGTCGCCTGCCAATCGATCAGCCAAATGGGCGTTTTCCGCGGCTTCCGACAAAAGATCTTTTGTTGTTCTGCGGTTCAGCAGTGTGACCATGATCAACACGGCCATACCAATCAACGCCATCCAGCCAAGCAAGGGATGGAAGATGAATAGCGCAATGATGAAGAGGGGCGTGAACGGTAGGTCAAATACCGCCATGAAGACGGGTGAGGCGGTCAAACGTTGGACCGCAGCAAGATCTGACAATGCCGTTTGGGCCTGTGCAGTGCGCTGTGCGCGGGCCAGAGCAGCACGGAAAACGCGGGCATCGAACGCCTCCTGAAGTCTCGCGCCGTACCGCGCAGCCACACGCGCCCTCGCAAAGTCGAGAATGCCCATCATTGCGAACAGGAACGCCACAAGTATCGTCAATGCCAGCAGGGTCTCGGCGCTTCCAGATCCAAGCACGCGCTCGTAGACCTGCAGCATATACAGCGGCCCTGTAAGCATCAGGACGTTCACAAAAAGACTGAACAGGAGGACAGACCGCAAAATCCATGCGTTCTGGCGGCGAAATGTGCTCAGTTCAATGGAGTTAGATGGTCGGTCGGTGCGCAAACGGGACTCCGGAGGCTCGGTTATGCCGCGCACCCTGCGCCAAGAGTGTTAATTCCATCCCAACAGGCTGCATGAATTCACGTCAGGCAATGGGCTGTTTGCTGCCCCATCTGCGCCAAGCTGTCCGCTCAGTGTCAAATTCAGTCACCACGTTCCAGCGTGTGCTTCGCTTGGGCCGTGCGGCTTCATGCACTTACCGAACAAAATCAAGCGAGCCGCCCAGTTCCGATGCCTGTCATGCTTACGAGAAGACCACCGTCCTTCGTCCGAGCCGAGATGCTGCTGGTGCATTCACTCCTATACTCGCGACCGAAAACGGAGCAGGCCAACACGCAAATATGCTTTCGATGATGGCCGTCGCCTGTCACGGAAGGTCTCGTCACCAAAAGTGGGACCTTTATGGTTTGGGCCTGGATCTGGGTCGCAGAAATGGCAGCACAAACTGGTACTGGACCCCGCGCACAAAACACGGCATCGGGGGCGCATGGATTTTGGAACAGTAGTTCAGACACTTGTCGATTGGGTCGTTAGTATCGGATCAGGCGTTAATGAGCTTCCGGGCACGGTCGCCTTTGGCCTTGGCCTGTTCACTTGGTTTGCGGTTGAGCAAATCCTCCAGCGGATTTTCAACGGCTTGAAATGGGCAATATTGATCGGCGTCGTGGTCGCACTTGGGCTCTCGTTGCCGTATCTTGTGAACACGGTTTTTGGATCGGGCGGACCCTAGGCCGAACCAGCCGGATAATAGGTCAGTCAACCAGTTTCATATCGCGCATATGGGCCGCAATGATTTCGTCGATGCTCTCGTCCACCGGAAAACCCAGTTCGGTTGCCAACGTGCAAGCGAACGCTTTCGGCCAGCCGCCGACAATAGCGGCGACGACAGGGTCAGGCTTGGAGATCACCCGTGCGCGCATCTCAGGCCCCACTGCACGTTCCAGTGCCTCCAACATCTCATTGACGGACACGCTGATCCCACGCCCTGAGACGACGGCGCCCGGTCCCAATGCGCCGCCAGGCAGGCTGGCTGCGTGAAGCAGGGTCTCAACGGCGCAATCGGGTGAGGCGATCCAGACCTTCAAGGCACCATCGACGGGCAGTGCGGCCTCTTCCCCGGCAAGGGGCTCACGGATGATGCCGGAGATAAAGCTGGACGCCGCAGCATTCGGGCGGCCGGGCCTCACGGAGATTGTGGGCAACCGGACGCAGCGCCCGTCCATGTGGCCGCGTCGGGTATGGTCGGCCAGCAAAAGCTCCCCAATCGCCTTCTGGGTGCCGTAGGAATTCTGCGGCGTCAGACAGAAGCTGTCGGGGACGATGTCGGGCAAGTCACCGCCAAACGCCGCGACAGAAGACGTCGCAACGACTTTAGGGTTGGATCGCAAGTGCCTGATGTCGTTAAAAAAGGCGGCGGTTGCTTCCAGGTTGACCCTGTAGCCCAAATCAAAGTCCGCCTCCGCCGCGCCAGAGACGATTGCAGCAAGATTGAAGATCAGGTCAGGAGCGCCTGCAAGGCAGGTCTCGCGCCCTTCGCCTGTGCCCAGATCGGCGGCGATTGTCGTTATGGGGAACGCGGCGTCCGGCGCAGGTGGTTCAATTAAATCAGCGAGCACAAGCTGCGTAAGGGGCTGGCCTACAATTTTGCCAGATCGTGCCAGTCGGTTTGCCAGACGCGCGCCGATCATGCCGCCTCCACCAGTGATCAGAACGCGCATTACGCAGCACCGGCTTGCGTGGGCAAGGCATCGAAGGATCGCAGGATGTGCGAGAAAGCGGCGTCGTCAATGTCACGGTGCAGGACCATCCGGCAGGCAGGCTCAGGCGCCGACATGGCGATGCCTGCATTTGAAAGGTGGTCGAGGCTGACCCCACGGCGTGGTGTCAGGAACACCATATTGGTGGCATGGCTGACATCACCAATGTCGAGGCCGCGCAAGTGTGATGCAAGCGATTCCGCCCGTTGATGGTCTTCGGCCAGTCTTTCAACATTGCGTTCCAGGGCGAAAAGGCCCGCTGCCGCCAGGATACCAGCCTGACGCATTCCGCCCCCGAGCATCTTTCGCATACGCCGCGCCTTTGCGATCAGGTCTTTTGGCCCAACCAGCACGGAGCCCACCGGCGCACCAAGTCCTTTTGAGAGGCAGACGGAAACAGTATCGAATGGATCGGCAAGGTCGGTCTCTGAACATCCGAGAGCCGTGATGGCGTTGAAAAACCGCGCACCATCGAGGTGTGTGGACAACCCGGAGGCGGGTCCGGCATCGGTGGCCTCCTTGATCTTCTGCAATGGGACTGCGCGTCCGTAATTTGTGTTCTCCAGTGACAGCAGACGGCTGATGGGGTGATGACTGTCATCTTCCTTGACCGCACCCGTGATCGCGTCCGCGTCCAACCCGCCATCGTTCGAAACTGGCAAAGCATGCAGAGCCACACCACCAAGAACCGAGGCACCCGCCGCCTCATACCTGATCACGTGGTAGCTTTCGCCAGAGATGACCTCTTCCCCACGCCCGCAATGCGCCAACATGCCAAGCAGGTTTGATTGCGTGCCGGATGGAACGAAAAGCCCGGCCTCTTTTCCAAGCCGTTCGGCGAGGCTGGCCTCCAACCGATTGATAAGAGGGTCCTCGCCGTAGACGTCGTCACCCACTTCTGCCTCGGCCATGGCCGCGCGCATTGCGGCACAAGGCTTGGTCACTGTGTCAGAGCGCAGATCGGCTACGAAAGGCCCGGGCGAGTTGGAAAGGGGGCTGTATTGCGACATCTCGAACGCTCCTTTGCTGCGATTTGCACCGCATCACGCGGCGCCGA
It contains:
- a CDS encoding type I secretion system permease/ATPase translates to MRTDRPSNSIELSTFRRQNAWILRSVLLFSLFVNVLMLTGPLYMLQVYERVLGSGSAETLLALTILVAFLFAMMGILDFARARVAARYGARLQEAFDARVFRAALARAQRTAQAQTALSDLAAVQRLTASPVFMAVFDLPFTPLFIIALFIFHPLLGWMALIGMAVLIMVTLLNRRTTKDLLSEAAENAHLADRLAGDMQSQAEAIRALGMGDAALARWIGRRGEALSVSMQAADRVGGYATLSKTLRLFLQSAILGLAALLVLWGELQAGAMIAGAVLLGRALAPIDLAIGQWSTIAEALRGWNRLSDLLAGEREAMNRLALPHPAAALSVSNLSVVPPGAAKPTLRGVSFRVEPGETVGVIGPSGAGKTSLARALTGIWSPSGGSVRLDRATLDQYEPDRLGRLIGYLPQNVSLFQGTIAENIARLDPAPDAGAISAAAKAADADTMIRALSNGYDTQITGAGTQLSGGQIQRVGLARALYRQPVLLVLDEPNAALDQTGSDALNKAIQAMKHDGLAVVIMAHRPAAIRHCDKLLALKDGVAIAFGPRDEVLSKVVKNSNTVRLVAENQAKGALA
- a CDS encoding nucleoside triphosphate pyrophosphatase; translated protein: MKLILGSGSPRRLELLAVLGLEPAEIRPPDINEDPRPQELPRPYVERMAREKAQAIPCAEDEVVLAADTTVAVGRRILGKPENVEEARAFLDLLGGRRHRVYTAIAVKSADHLRTRVVESRVQMKRLSNTEREGYIATDDWQGKAGGYSIQGPAGAFIPWISGSHSAIVGLPLAETANLLQSAGIKVWTP
- a CDS encoding lytic murein transglycosylase gives rise to the protein MGVSRRTVLAGTGALALAGCVRGGGLGLPEIGAAGAGGPSTDPDFMPQPNAEFDAWIQAFRPRGRAAGISEDALNRGLRGVGFLPGVVERDRNQTEFRRSTEDYLALVAGDDDLSVGRGRFSQQRSVLNDIEATYGVPPEVTAAVWGVESRFGTRLGDIPVISAVATLAWEGRRGRFFEAQLVSALKIIQNGDTTPEQMLGSWAGAMGHTQFIPTTYEEYAVDFRGDGRRDIWSNDPTDSLASTASYFNRFGWRRGEPWGLEVQLPQGFSASTGRDNRRSVSAWRDLGVRRAGGGSLPDHGSAAIHAPGGAGAPAWILYHNFNVILRYNNSTNYGIGVGYMSDRLAGGGPLRQSFGADTSGLTQAQRRELQELLNAAGFDAGTPDGVIGPGTEAAIEAYQAANGLPVNGEPSLALLRRLR
- the denD gene encoding D-erythronate dehydrogenase, giving the protein MRVLITGGGGMIGARLANRLARSGKIVGQPLTQLVLADLIEPPAPDAAFPITTIAADLGTGEGRETCLAGAPDLIFNLAAIVSGAAEADFDLGYRVNLEATAAFFNDIRHLRSNPKVVATSSVAAFGGDLPDIVPDSFCLTPQNSYGTQKAIGELLLADHTRRGHMDGRCVRLPTISVRPGRPNAAASSFISGIIREPLAGEEAALPVDGALKVWIASPDCAVETLLHAASLPGGALGPGAVVSGRGISVSVNEMLEALERAVGPEMRARVISKPDPVVAAIVGGWPKAFACTLATELGFPVDESIDEIIAAHMRDMKLVD
- the ltaE gene encoding low-specificity L-threonine aldolase; its protein translation is MSQYSPLSNSPGPFVADLRSDTVTKPCAAMRAAMAEAEVGDDVYGEDPLINRLEASLAERLGKEAGLFVPSGTQSNLLGMLAHCGRGEEVISGESYHVIRYEAAGASVLGGVALHALPVSNDGGLDADAITGAVKEDDSHHPISRLLSLENTNYGRAVPLQKIKEATDAGPASGLSTHLDGARFFNAITALGCSETDLADPFDTVSVCLSKGLGAPVGSVLVGPKDLIAKARRMRKMLGGGMRQAGILAAAGLFALERNVERLAEDHQRAESLASHLRGLDIGDVSHATNMVFLTPRRGVSLDHLSNAGIAMSAPEPACRMVLHRDIDDAAFSHILRSFDALPTQAGAA
- a CDS encoding DNA gyrase inhibitor YacG, which produces MTCPICEKESAQAYRPFCSRRCADVDLGRWLNGSYAVPSTDPEDIEQALEEAAKSEPKLH
- a CDS encoding HlyD family type I secretion periplasmic adaptor subunit — translated: MTGTSTNWSVARPMWIGVLGIVTLVAGFGSWSVMTTLSGAIIAPGQIVVERNLQTIQHPDGGRVTELLVEEGDRVDASDVLMRLDASAMLTERNVALANLAEIQARRARLAAEHNGFPEVLFPPDLLQRAERDPAVADLLSGQLNLFSIRIEAHERAIAQQQGRITQINAQLRALQAQNEAIAAQISLIESELIRRQDLLARGAGTQDPVVRLQQELAQLRGAIGEVAANEAEAAERIIEGELAILQLETERREQAITELREVRAAEQELIERLDGLETRISRHELRAPIAGRIHGLTIFGEGAVLRPADPFAYLVPEGRPHVISARVAAQHIDQIFPGQEVRLVFSSFNQLELPEILGEVGLISADAFTEDGTGNAFYQIEITLPVDQIALLGDRDLIPGMPVDAFIQTEARPPLIYLIEPFFAYFEHAMRES
- the infA gene encoding translation initiation factor IF-1; its protein translation is MAKEEMLEFPGVVKELLPNATFRVELENGHEIIAHTAGKMRKNRIRVLAGDKVQVEMTPYDLTKGRINYRFK
- a CDS encoding aminotransferase, coding for MGYGHATSSSSRSAPMYIEPFKVEIWMNEWETRCTYNLAETCVASITIEELLQMAGRNNADLSELLSMKMTYGAIEGSDRLREAIATLYHDAARDRITVTHGTIAANMLVHKSLVSRGDHVISVVPTYQQHHSIPESIGAEVQTLDLEAENGFLPDIERLRELVRDDTKLIVLTNPNNPTGALIERPMLEDIAEIARRVGAYILCDEVYRGTGQSGDGMSPSIVDVYEKGIATASVSKAFSLAGLRVGWIVAPAEVTEQVLLHRDHDTISVGMINDHFAAIALENRANLLQRSRDITRGNLAVLDAWVEAEPLASWVRPRAGTTAMIRLDIPIPTREFCVDLVQQTGVMLTPGDAFDMEGYVRVGFANDPEVLRAGLRKLGQYLSHRFQQ
- a CDS encoding ribonuclease E/G, with the protein product MKGRTVLLDHIAGREAAALMVDGKLHDLLIDPPEDAAPGVGAIFFAVADRPLKGQGGITLQLGDGLIGYLRRAKDISPGDAFFVQVSGMAEPGKAIPVTPDLIFKSRYAIVTPHKPGINVSRAIRDDDERDRLLEIAHDVMAGDYGLILRSAATGADAQAVADDIATMQDLAAQVLGHDEKDPALLWASESAHHLAWRDWVNPDEVVTEDGCFETHGALEAIDAALSPSQPLSGGGHAYVEATRALIAVDVNTGKDHSLAAGLKANLAVARDLPRLLRLKGLGGQITLDLAPMPKRDRKQIEDAVKKSFRQDGSDVVVAGWTPLGHLELTRKRDRLPLSQVWPKQ